In the genome of Lathyrus oleraceus cultivar Zhongwan6 chromosome 4, CAAS_Psat_ZW6_1.0, whole genome shotgun sequence, the window TAGTTCCTTATTGTGATAGCGCCCGTCCATAGTAAGAtcgagatcagtgaaacccaacccatggtTGGCATTAACACTCGATACCACTGTCTCTAATTGATTGATTGTAATCTCCTGCGGGAAGAAGGCCCTCTTCAAGATCTTCAACAAAGCATCTCTATGACCTTCTGAACTCAACAGCAAAGATAAGATcgaaattttggacggagtctgctgcaaatgatcaacaagtttgtactcagacttcttaATAATTCTCAAAAACTCCTCGGCTTCAGCGTCAAACTCACTTTCCGGCTCAACAGGCGCCTGTGTCGCTCTAGGAGTATCCTCATTCACCACCTGCTTTCCTTTTTCCCTGtctaaagcctcggccttatctctcttttctttttctacaTCACGACCTCTCAACGTGTTAGGTGCAAACAACctcccgctgcgagtgaaaccactaagCCCGACATTGTCCATCCTTGAAACGGTGGTATCAACTGCAGCCTGATCTTCCTTCTTTTTCCCATTGCAATACACATCACCATCATAGTCCCATGGCACAACACCATCACTTTCATACGGAATaggtccaggtaccgtgatggttATTGGAGCCACATCTGCCGGTACTGACAAGTGGACAGGATCGAAATAAATGGTTATCGTTGAAATATCCTCATTCTCCAAAGCAACTTTCTCGAATCGGAGACTTCCCCCATCCATCATTTTATGAACCGTCTCCCTCAACATTACACACCCATTTGCAGTTACAGTACAAGCAGCACAATAATTATCACAACCAGGAAAAACTTCATTCTTTAACAaatgtctcttgaccacagacattggggtcctcaactgatccacatccgTCACTCCGATTTTACTTTTATCCTCAGAAATTACACTCACCATCTtctgaccatgcgtcggcatgggattagcattaacattcggcattggtgcaaaattgatggctttggaatccaccaagtcttgaacaacatgcttaaaggctttacaaccctcaatattgtgcccgggagcaccagaatggaactcacacttgacgttctcatcataacttgtaggcctctgatctggtcttaacggagctaaagtcctcaactgtaccaacccgagatccttcaacttcttcaacagaagggcatatgtcatgggtggcctatcaaactggcGATCTGCCATCCTTCCCCTAACTTGGTACCCAGCCCTTTGTGTTCTCTGCTGAGGTGGCTattgttgctgttgctgttgtgcggGTTGATTACCAGCgggaattgttactgcagcagtatactggtagtaatgatccctaccgtgtcctctttgggcatacacaacactcgagtcaccctctttcttgcgctgaccatttccgaagggcttcttcaatccagacgacggagcatttcctTGTATTTTTCCCATTTTCAACCAGCTTTCAATGCTCTCACCAGCCACTAATATATCCGCAAAACTAGTAACTGGATATCccaccatcctctcagcaaaagTCCCCTAAAGAGTACCCATGAACAAGTCTGACATCTCCTGATCCACTAATGGGGGTTGAaccctggcagccaactctctccacctttgtgcatactctttaaacccctcgttcGGCTTTTGAGACAGACCTtgcaactgggtacggcttggtgccatgtcagcgttaaattggtattgtttgaagaaagcatcccccaaATCCTGTCAGCTCTTTATATCTGATGAtctcagcttggtgtaccactcgagagacccgccagataagctatcctggaaaaagtacatccaaagcttctgatccatggtgtaggAAGATATCTTTCGAACAAAGGCCTGAAtatgagtttccgggcaagaacttccattgtacttatcaaacgtgggcaccttgaacttctgtgggatcacaatcccctcaaccagccccatatttgtcATGTTAATAGTCCCAGGAGTggtatggctttcca includes:
- the LOC127137412 gene encoding uncharacterized protein LOC127137412: MPTHGQKMVSVISEDKSKIGVTDVDQLRTPMSVVKRHLLKNEVFPGCDNYCAACTVTANGCVMLRETVHKMMDGGSLRFEKVALENEDISTITIYFDPVHLSVPADVAPITITVPGPIPYESDGVVPWDYDGDVYCNGKKKEDQAAVDTTVSRMDNVGLSGFTRSGRLFAPNTLRGRDVEKEKRDKAEALDREKGKQVVNEDTPRATQAPVEPEKGHRDALLKILKRAFFPQEITINQLETVVSSVNANHGLGFTDLDLTMDGRYHNKELRISMECKGVVLSHVLIDTGSSLNVLPKKALAKLDFEGLILRPTDLVVRAFDGSKMSVFGEVELPVKIGPQKLKYILDGQVVTVCGEEDIFVSQLSSFKYVEMDGEIFETQSQAFETVKVENVVFAERERKPSIASYKQAVEVVKSGEAPGWGRVINVVVKEDKFGIGYQSGQGSSNSHV